TGATGGTCGATCCGGTGTGGGTCGAGACGAAATCGGCGTTGGTGCCGATGTCCGCCTGAGCCGGCGTGGCGCTGTCGCTGTCCTGCTGCATCTCGAAGATGACATCCGTCGCGTCGATGACGCGGGCTTTTGCCCCTTCCGAGTTGAACGTGGACGTCGAGGCCGGCCAGTACGGCGAAAACGTCGGCTTGCCATTGGCGTCGACGTAGTCGCAGCCCTGGAAGACGCCGAGAATGGTGTTGCCGGCGGCGGCCAGCTCGACATAGCCGGTTGCCGTCATCTTCACGAAGTCGCCGAAGTAGATGGTGGTGTTGTAGGCGTTCGCGATCTTGTATTCGTTGAACGCGCCGTTGTACGGCGAGCCGTCGAGATGCTTGATCGGAACCGCCCCACGGGGTGCGTCGGTGTTCGCCATTTTGGCGCTCCATCGCTAGGGGTGGAGCGCGTCACGAAACGGGGCGAGCGGCGTTGCTACCCGAACTGTGCGGGTCGTCGGACGCGCTGAACGGTGGTGAAGTGTTCCGAGTGATCCGAGAACGGCATGGCCCGCTCTTGCGGGATGTCGACCGCCTGATGGGCGCCGACGTTCTGCCGATGGGCGAGGTCCGCGTAGTGACGATTGCGCTGCTGCACCAGCGTCGCCGAGACACGCATCAGCACGAGGTCGCCCTTGTGCGTCACCACGTCGTCAGGCGCCACCGCAGCGGCGGCGATCATGTTCTTGAACGGCGGAAACTCGGGATACTCGGAGTATCGGGCCGGACGGTATCCTGTGCCGACGCGGGACCGATATTTCGCCTCGTCCTTCGAGACCCAGCGCAAGTGCTCGCCCGCGCTGGCCGGAGGGGTCATGGCGTTGATGTCGTTGGGATCGCGGAACAGAACCTCGTCGAGTTCCATCGCTTCGCGGTCGGACATGGTGCGGTCGGAAAGGGACCGCTCGTCGCGCTGTTTCATCTCGTGTTCTCCTTCACCGCCCGGCGCCCGACGCCTGCTTCTCGCGGGCGTAGGACTTCGGGTTGATGCCGTGCCGTTCGCAGAAGATCATGTCCTCGGCGGTGAGGGTGATCTGTCTGGTCTGTCGTGGCGAGCTGGCGGAAGGACGGGATACGCCGGCAACAGCGAAACCGGCGGCCCGGGGCGCCCCACCCGGTCGGACCGGGTTGACGGGGCGGAAATCTGGGTGAATGGCCCGAAGGCCGGCGTTGATGCGCTCGATATATTCCGGATCGTCCGGGGTGAATCCCTGCGATTCAAGACGCTGAGCGATGGCACGGGCGTCGGCGAGGCGTTCGGGGCGCTCGTCAAGCCAGTCCGAGTGCGCGTCGGCCCACTTCTGCGCGTTGGGATGCAAACGCGGCGGAGGCTGCATCGGTTGCCGCATCTGCGGCGGCGGCATCATGGGCTGCTGCGGCATCTGGGGCCGCTGCTGCTGCATCATCGCCCGGCGCTGCGCGATCTGGTGCAACTCCGGCCCTAGCTGCATCATGGTCGTGTCGATCCGCGAGATGTCGTCGGATCGGCCCTCGTCCATGGCTCGGCGTTTCTCGACGGTAAGCTGCTGCTGCACCGCCTGGAGATACATGAAGCGGTTTTCGACCGCCTGCGCCTCCAACTGCGCCCGCGCCATCGCCAGCGTCTGCCGTTCGTGGGCAAGCTGTTGGTTGTGCTGGTGCAGCGCATGCGCGGCGGCAATGGCCTGGTCGCGTTCCTGCCTCAGCCGCTCGCGGACGCGCGCGGATCGGCTTTTCGGGCCGCGCGGCTCTTCCTGTGCGTCTTCGGCGTCGCTAGGTTCTGCGGCGTCGTCACCCCCCGGCACACCGTCATCGCCCTCCACGGGCGGTTTTTCGGGCTCCGGTGGGGTATCCGAAACGACGATCTCGAAATCGCCGCCGGTATCGTCGGAGTCACTGCCGATGGGGACGGAATCCGACCCCTTCGGAAGGTCATCCTTCCGTTCGAATTCGCTCAACAGACTGTCCTTCGGGTTTGGCCGGAATTATGCGGGCCGGCCGGGCCGCTAGAAGCGCTTGTGGATCAGGTGTATCGCGGCGGCGCCGATCCCGAGTGCAACCAGAACCGCGACGACGGACAGGAACGCCTTGATAGTGACCGGGTCGACGGCCATCAGTACGAAACCGGCTCTTTCGGGCCCCAATTGCCAAGAATGCGATCGTCATGGACGAAGGCAAATTCCTCGCGGTCAGTGCCGATATGGACGCGGCGCTCCTGGTAGCGGTTCCACTCGACCCAGTCGCCGATCTTGCAGTAGGGGCCGGTCGGGAACCGGGGTGACCCGTCTTGATGGTTGCCGGTGAATGCGTCGGGAC
This DNA window, taken from Gemmatimonadota bacterium, encodes the following:
- a CDS encoding co-chaperone GroES codes for the protein MTTDLPIKPCGYQILVKMQPAKERTKGGIFLPDDSKEAAEAKSARGLVVALGPDAFTGNHQDGSPRFPTGPYCKIGDWVEWNRYQERRVHIGTDREEFAFVHDDRILGNWGPKEPVSY